The following coding sequences lie in one Populus trichocarpa isolate Nisqually-1 chromosome 14, P.trichocarpa_v4.1, whole genome shotgun sequence genomic window:
- the LOC7496957 gene encoding FT-interacting protein 3: MNNLKLGVEVVGAHDLMPKDGQGSANTFVELRFDHQKFRTAIKDKDLSPVWNESFYFNISDPNKLSNLSLEAIVYHHNRENSSQSILGKVRLTGTSFVPYSDAVVLHYPLEKQGILSRVKGELGLKVFVTDGPSIRSSNPLPAMESSPFSDSRATQTQASEQQIPNVAQKMFSDDKSESRQTFHHLPNPSQSQKQQHVPPAATQPPMDYGIHEMKSEPQAPRVVRMFSGSSAQPVDYALKETSPFLGGGQIVGGRVIRGDRPSSSYDLVEQMKYLYVRVVKAHDLPTMDVTGSLDPYVEVKVGNYKGITKHFEKNKNPEWNEVFAFAGDRLQSSVLEVMVKDKDLVKDDFVGIVRFDRNEVPTRVPPDSPLAPEWYRLEDKKGEKVKGELMLAVWYGTQADEAFPDAWHSDAISPDSSSFISTLIRSKVYHSPRLWYVRVKVIEAQDLVVSDKNRFPEAYVKVQIGNQVLKTKMAQSRTMNPVWNDELMFVAAEPFDDHLILVVEDRTGPNKDESIGKVVIPLNTVEKRADDHIIRSRWFGLERSVSAAMDEHQVKKDKFSSRLHLQVVLDGGYHVLDESTHYSSDLRPTAKQLWKPSIGVLELGVLNAEGLHPMKTREGKGTSDTYCVAKYGQKWIRTRTIINSLSPKYNEQYTWEVFDTATVLIVGVFDNNQHGGSNGNKDTKIGKVRIRLSTLETGRVYTHSYPLLVLHPSGVKKMGELHLAIRFSNTSFTNMVFQYSRPLLPKMHYVRPLTVMQQDMLRHQAVNVVAARLGRSEPPLRKEVIEYISDADSHLWSMRRSKANFFRLMSVFSGLLSVGKWFGEVCMWKNPITTVLVQILFVMLLYFPELILPTAFLYMFLIGVWNYRFRPRYPPHMNTRISHADAVNPDELDEEFDTFPSRQSPEIVRFRYDRLRSVAGRIQTVVGDVATQGERVQALLSWRDPRATTIFLIFCLVVAIVLYATPFQVLALLGGFYFMRHPRFRHKTPSAPINFFRRLPARTDSML, from the coding sequence ATGAATAATCTCAAGCTGGGAGTGGAGGTAGTGGGCGCCCATGACCTTATGCCCAAAGATGGGCAGGGCTCAGCCAATACGTTTGTTGAGCTTCGTTTTGACCATCAGAAATTTCGCACTGCTATTAAAGACAAAGATCTCAGTCCTGTTTGGAATGAAAGCTTCTACTTCAACATCTCTGATCCAAACAAACTTTCTAACCTCAGTCTCGAGGCCATTGTCTACCACCATAACAGAGAGAACAGCTCCCAATCCATCCTTGGAAAAGTTCGTCTCACTGGGACATCTTTTGTACCCTACTCGGATGCTGTTGTTTTGCACTACCCACTTGAAAAACAAGGCATTTTATCTCGTGTCAAAGGAGAGCTTGGTTTGAAAGTATTTGTTACGGATGGTCCTTCTATAAGATCCTCAAACCCACTCCCTGCTATGGAATCTTCTCCGTTTTCAGACTCTCGTGCTACCCAAACTCAAGCTTCAGAACAACAGATTCCAAATGTGGCCCAAAAAATGTTTTCTGACGACAAATCTGAGTCAAGACAAACATTTCATCACCTTCCAAACCCTAGTCAGTCACAGAAACAGCAGCATGTTCCACCTGCAGCAACTCAGCCACCAATGGATTATGGGATTCATGAGATGAAATCTGAACCTCAGGCTCCAAGAGTTGTTCGCATGTTCTCAGGCTCGTCAGCACAACCTGTCGATTACGCACTTAAAGAGACTAGTCCTTTTCTTGGAGGGGGGCAAATAGTCGGAGGGCGAGTCATACGTGGAGATAGACCTTCCAGCAGCTATGATCTTGTTGAACAGATGAAGTACCTTTATGTGCGAGTTGTGAAGGCTCATGACCTTCCTACCATGGATGTGACTGGGAGCCTTGATCCATATGTTGAAGTAAAAGTTGGGAATTATAAAGGAATCACAAAACACTTTGAGAAGAACAAAAACCCTGAGTGGAATGAGGTGTTTGCCTTTGCAGGTGATAGATTGCAGTCATCTGTATTGGAAGTCATGGTCAAGGATAAGGATCTGGTTAAGGATGACTTTGTTGGGATTGTAAGGTTTGACAGGAATGAGGTTCCTACTAGGGTTCCACCTGATAGTCCATTGGCTCCAGAATGGTATCGGCTTGAAGACAAGAAAGGAGAGAAAGTGAAAGGGGAACTGATGCTTGCTGTCTGGTATGGTACTCAAGCTGATGAGGCATTCCCTGATGCTTGGCACTCAGATGCAATTTCTCCTGATAGTTCTTCCTTCATCTCTACACTTATCCGCTCTAAAGTATATCATTCTCCAAGACTGTGGTATGTCCGTGTTAAGGTGATTGAGGCTCAAGACCTAGTGGTATCTGACAAGAATCGGTTTCCAGAAGCTTATGTCAAGGTACAGATTGGTAACCAGGTTTTGAAGACAAAGATGGCTCAGAGTCGGACAATGAATCCAGTGTGGAATGACGAGCTAATGTTTGTTGCTGCTGAACCCTTTGATGATCATCTGATCCTTGTGGTTGAAGACCGCACTGGGCCCAACAAAGATGAGAGCATAGGGAAGGTTGTTATACCATTGAACACTGTTGAGAAGCGTGCTGATGATCACATTATTCGTAGTCGGTGGTTCGGCCTTGAAAGGTCCGTGTCAGCTGCCATGGATGAGCATCAGGTGAAGAAGGATAAGTTTTCTAGTAGACTCCATCTGCAAGTTGTGCTTGATGGAGGGTACCATGTGCTTGATGAGTCAACTCACTACAGCAGTGATCTTCGACCAACAGCAAAGCAGCTTTGGAAGCCATCAATAGGTGTTTTGGAGCTTGGGGTTTTAAATGCTGAAGGGCTCCACCCAATGAAAACAAGAGAGGGGAAGGGTACCTCAGATACATACTGTGTGGCAAAGTATGGTCAGAAATGGATTCGGACTCGAACCATAATCAACAGCCTCAGCCCAAAATACAACGAGCAGTACACATGGGAGGTTTTTGATACTGCAACAGTTCTCATTGTAGGGGTTTTCGATAACAACCAGCATGGTGGTTCCAATGGTAATAAAGACACAAAAATTGGCAAGGTTCGGATTCGACTCTCTACCCTTGAAACTGGTCGTGTTTATACACATTCATACCCGCTGCTAGTCCTTCACCCTTCTGGTGTCAAGAAGATGGGTGAGTTACATCTAGCCATAAGATTCTCCAACACATCATTCACAAACATGGTGTTTCAATACTCACGACCACTTTTGCCAAAGATGCACTATGTAAGGCCATTGACTGTAATGCAGCAGGACATGCTACGTCATCAGGCTGTCAATGTAGTAGCAGCTCGTCTTGGTCGGTCTGAACCTCCTCTTAGGAAAGAAGTCATAGAATACATATCTGATGCAGACTCGCATCTTTGGAGCATGAGGCGTAGCAAGGCAAACTTCTTCAGGCTGATGTCAGTTTTCTCGGGATTACTTTCTGTAGGAAAATGGTTTGGTGAAGTTTGCATGTGGAAGAATCCCATCACTACAGTTCTAGTACAAATCCTCTTTGTTATGCTTCTCTATTTTCCAGAACTGATTTTGCCAACTGCGTTTCTATACATGTTTCTGATAGGGGTTTGGAATTATCGTTTCCGACCACGTTACCCTCCCCACATGAACACAAGAATTTCTCATGCAGATGCAGTGAATCCTGATGAGCTTGATGAGGAATTCGACACATTTCCATCAAGACAGAGTCCAGAGATAGTTCGTTTTAGGTATGATCGACTAAGGAGTGTGGCTGGGAGGATCCAGACTGTTGTGGGTGATGTGGCTACCCAAGGAGAGCGGGTTCAAGCGCTACTAAGCTGGAGGGATCCTCGCGCCACAACTATCTTCTTGATTTTCTGTCTAGTGGTTGCCATAGTGTTGTATGCAACACCTTTTCAGGTGCTTGCTCTTCTTGGGGGGTTTTACTTTATGAGGCATCCTAGGTTTCGTCACAAGACTCCATCAGCACCAATTAATTTCTTCCGTCGTCTGCCGGCGAGGACAGATAGTATGTTGTGa
- the LOC7496958 gene encoding putative ripening-related protein 1 yields MQARISCPANSFKAITDIQKSERMKAFSMKNSVFLLAILVLTYTLHIEAQQCHPSGRIRGTNPPPDQCNQENDSDCCKNGKYYTTYKCSPPASSSTKATLTLNSFQKGGDGGAPSECDNQYHSDDTPVVALSTGWYSNGNRCLNYINIHGNGKSVKAMVVDECDSTMGCDSDHDYQPPCPNNIVDASKAVWKALGVPESDWGEMDIYWSDA; encoded by the coding sequence ATGCAGGCTAGGATATCCTGTCCAGCAAACTCATTTAAGGCAATAACAGATATACAGAAGAGTGAGAGAATGAAGGCTTTTAGCATGAAAAACTCTGTTTTTCTCCTAGCCATTCTAGTCTTAACCTATACTTTACACATTGAAGCTCAGCAATGCCATCCAAGCGGCCGAATCAGGGGAACGAATCCTCCTCCGGACCAATGCAACCAAGAGAATGATTCGGACTGTTGCAAAAACGGCAAGTACTACACAACCTACAAATGTTCACCGCCGGCGTCCAGCAGCACAAAAGCAACCCTTACCCTGAACAGCTTTCAGAAGGGTGGGGATGGAGGTGCACCATCAGAGTGTGACAATCAATACCACTCCGATGACACACCTGTGGTGGCGCTTTCAACTGGATGGTATAGCAACGGGAATAGATGCTTAAACTACATAAATATCCATGGTAATGGAAAGAGTGTTAAGGCCATGGTAGTTGATGAATGCGACTCTACAATGGGATGTGATTCTGACCATGATTATCAGCCTCCTTGTCCTAACAACATCGTGGATGCTTCGAAAGCTGTTTGGAAAGCATTGGGAGTTCCTGAAAGCGACTGGGGTGAAATGGATATTTACTGGTCTGATGCCTGA
- the LOC7496959 gene encoding putative ripening-related protein 1 yields the protein MKVFSMKNSVLLLIVLLLTYSLDIEAQQCRPSGQIRGRKPPPNQCNQENDSDCCKDGKYYTTYKCSPQVTSHTKAFLTLNSFEAGGDGGGPSECDKQYHSDDTPVAALSTGWFNHKSRCHNNITITANGRSVAAMVVDECDSTMGCDEVHDYQPPCDNNIVDASKAVWKALGVPEDNWGWLEITWTDHACKPSGKIRGKKPPPKKCNKENDSVCCAEGELYSTFNCSPPVTHHTKAYLTLNSFEKNGDGGGPSECDKKFHSDDIPIVALSTGWFHKKGRCFNNITISGNGRKVKAMVVDECDSMRGCDEAHDYQPPCDNNIVDASKAVWVALGVPSDDWGGLDITWSDA from the exons ATGAAGGTTTTTAGCATGAAGAATTCTGTTCTTCTCCTAATCGTTCTCCTTTTAACATACTCTTTAGACATTGAAGCTCAGCAATGCCGTCCAAGTGGCCAAATTAGGGGCAGGAAGCCACCTCCCAACCAATGCAACCAAGAAAATGATTCAGATTGTTGTAAAGACGGCAAGTACTACACAACTTATAAATGTTCACCACAGGTGACTAGCCACACCAAAGCCTTCCTCACTCTGAACAGTTTTGAGGcaggtggtgatggtggtggtccATCAGAATGTGACAAGCAGTACCATTCTGATGATACACCAGTTGCTGCATTATCAACTGGATGGTTTAATCATAAGAGTAGGTGCCATAACAACATCACCATAACAGCAAACGGACGCAGTGTTGCAGCCATGGTTGTCGACGAGTGCGACTCGACTATGGGATGCGATGAAGTCCATGATTATCAGCCGCCATGTGATAACAACATTGTTGATGCTTCAAAGGCGGTGTGGAAAGCTTTGGGCGTGCCGGAAGATAATTGGGGTTGGCTTGAAATTACATGGACTGATCAT GCTTGCAAGCCTAGTGGCAAAATTAGAGGCAAAAAACCACCTCCAAAAAAATGCAACAAAGAGAACGACTCTGTTTGCTGCGCCGAAGGCGAGCTTTACTCAACCTTCAATTGTTCACCACCAGTCACTCATCATACCAAGGCATATCTCACTCTCAACAGCTTCGAGAAGAATGGAGATGGCGGAGGTCCATCTGAATGTGACAAAAAATTCCATTCTGATGACATACCAATTGTGGCACTCTCGACCGGTTGGTTTCACAAGAAAGGTAGGTGTTTCAACAACATCACCATTAGCGGTAACGGACGCAAAGTGAAGGCCATGGTGGTGGATGAGTGTGACTCCATGAGAGGTTGCGATGAAGCCCATGATTATCAACCTCCATGTGATAACAACATTGTTGATGCTTCAAAGGCTGTCTGGGTAGCCTTGGGTGTGCCTAGTGATGACTGGGGTGGTTTAGATATTACCTGGTCTGATGCTTGA
- the LOC7496961 gene encoding AT-hook motif nuclear-localized protein 9, producing the protein MDRRDAMAISGSASFYMHRGITSSGSMNVSSNINTLSNTNVAFQPNIGANTMGSTLPMEHPVAISPHGVNVGVPSTMPPSGEPVKRKRGRPRKYGPDGAVSLALSSSLSTHPGTITPSQKRGRGRPPGTGRKQQLASLGEWLSGSAGMGFTPHIITIAVGEDIATKIMSFSQQGPRAVCILSANGAVSTVTLRQPSTSGGTVTYEGRFEILCLSGSYLLTNDGGSRNRSGGLSVSLASPDGRVIGGGVGGVLIAASPVQVIVGSFLWGGGSKTKNKKVEGPEGARDSDHQTVENPVTPTSVQPSQNLTPTSSMGVWPGSRPVDMRSTHVDIDLMRG; encoded by the exons ATGGATCGAAGGGATGCTATGGCGATTTCGGGCTCTGCCTCATTTTATATGCACAGAGGGATAACTAGTTCTGGTAGTATGAATGTTTCATCTAACATAAATACTTTATCTAACACAAATGTAGCATTTCAACCAAATATTGGAGCCAATACCATGGGATCGACATTACCAATGGAGCATCCAGTAGCAATTTCACCCCATGGAGTCAATGTGGGTGTGCCATCTACAATGCCACCCTCCGGTGAAcctgtaaaaagaaaaaggggaagGCCCCGGAAATATGGACCTGATGGGGCTGTATCATTGGCACTGTCTTCCTCATTGTCTACTCATCCAGGGACAATAACCCCATCCCAGAAGCGGGGTAGAGGGCGGCCACCAGGGACTGGGAGGAAGCAACAATTGGCTTCCCTTG GTGAGTGGCTGTCTGGTTCGGCTGGGATGGGTTTTACTCCACATATCATCACTATTGCAGTAGGAGAA GACATTGCAACAAAAATAATGTCATTCTCACAGCAGGGTCCAAGAGCTGTATGCATCTTGTCAGCAAATGGTGCTGTTTCTACCGTGACTCTACGTCAGCCATCAACCTCTGGAGGCACTGTCACATATGAG GGACGCTTTGAGATTTTATGCTTGTCAGGCTCTTACCTGCTCACTAATGATGGTGGCTCTCGCAATCGATCTGGTGGTTTGAGTGTCTCCCTTGCTAGTCCTGATGGTCGTGTTATCGGTGGAGGAGTTGGTGGAGTGCTTATTGCAGCAAGCCCTGTTCAG GTGATAGTCGGGAGTTTCTTGTGGGGTGGTGGTTCAAAGACAAAGAACAAGAAAGTGGAAGGTCCAGAAGGAGCCAGAGACTCGGACCATCAGACAGTTGAGAATCCAGTAACTCCAACTAGTGTTCAACCAAGTCAAAATCTTACTCCAACCTCCTCTATGGGCGTCTGGCCTGGTTCACGGCCAGTGGATATGCGTAGCACCCATGTTGACATTGATCTGATGCGTGGATAA
- the LOC7464923 gene encoding SMY2 homolog 2: MSKKNDLARRKRQHEFELKREKELKEKQKKKLQAKKNKMKVDGKDKKNKKGGSGFQVGKRKVKTKLSALAKAKADQAMELDK, encoded by the exons ATGTCGAAGAAGAACGATTTGGCTCGTAGAAAGAGGCAACACGAATTCGAGCTTAAAC GAGAGAAAGAActgaaagaaaagcaaaagaagaagcttcaagcaaagaaaaacaagatgaaa GTTGATGGTAAagacaagaaaaacaagaaaggtGGAAGTGGGTTTCAAGTAGGGAAAAGAAAGGTGAAGACCAAATTGAGCGCATTGGCGAAAGCTAAAGCTGATCAAGCAATGGAACTTGATAAATGA
- the LOC7464924 gene encoding serine/threonine-protein kinase BSK3 → MGSQCTKLTPCCLDSQFKAAVVEVPSVGNEEKSEVNDLPTFREFTFEQLKNATSGFAVENIVSEHGEKAPNVVYKGKLENQRRIAVKRFNRMAWPDARQFLEEARSVGQLRNNRLVNLLGCCCEGDERLLVAEFMPNETLAKHLFHWETQPIKWAMRLRVVLHLAEALEYCTSKGRALYHDLNAYRILFDEDGNPKLSSFGLMKNSRDGKSYSTNLAFTPPEYLRTGRVTPESVIYSFGTLLLDHLSGKHIPPSHALDLIRDRNLQMLTDSCLEGQFSNDDGTELVRLASRCLQYELRERPSLKFLVAALTPLQKETDVASHILMGIPHSASSSPLSPFGEACLRKDLTAIHEILDNIGYKDDQGVANELSFQMWTDEMQETLNTKKKGDASFKQKDFRVAIECYTQFIDVGTMVSPTVFARRSLSYLMSDMPQEGLSDAMQAQVISPVWHVASYLQAVALATLGMENEAHAALKEGTNIEAKKNQDSGQK, encoded by the exons ATGGGGAGTCAGTGCACTAAGCTTACTCCTTGTTGCTTAGATTCACAGTTCAAGGCAGCTGTTGTTGAAGTTCCCAGTGTTG GAAATGAAGAGAAGAGTGAGGTTAATGACTTGCCTACATTCCGGGAATTCACATTTGAGCAGCTGAAAAATGCAACATCTGGTTTTGCAGTAGAAAATATCGTGTCTGAGCATGGGGAGAAGGCTCCTAACGTTGTTTACAAAGGGAAGCTGGAAAATCAGAGAAGGATTGCTGTTAAACGATTCAATAGAATGGCTTGGCCTGATGCTCGACAATTTTTG GAGGAAGCAAGATCTGTTGGCCAGCTACGGAACAATAGATTGGTAAATTTGCTTGGTTGCTGTTGTGAAGGTGATGAGAGGCTGCTTGTAGCAGAATTTATGCCCAATGAGACACTTGCTAAACACCTTTTCCATT GGGAAACACAACCTATAAAATGGGCGATGAGATTAAGAGTTGTTCTACATCTTGCAGAAGCTCTAGAATACTGCACAAGTAAAGGGCGTGCCCTTTACCATGACCTTAATGCCTATAGAATTTTGTTTGATGAG GATGGTAATCCAAAACTATCAAGCTTTGGCCTCATGAAAAACAGCAGGGATGGAAAAAGTTATAGTACGAATCTAGCTTTTACTCCTCCAGAGTATTTGAGAACTG GGAGAGTAACTCCAGAGAGTGTGATATATAGCTTTGGCACTCTTTTGCTTGACCACCTCAGTGGAAAGCATATCCCCCCAAGCCAT GCCCTTGACTTGATACGGGATAGAAATCTTCAGATGTTGACAGATTCTTGCTTGGAAGGACAGTTTTCCAATGATGACGGGACTGAGTTAGTACGCTTGGCTTCTCGATGTTTGCAGTATGAACTCCGAGAACGACCAAGTCTGAAATTCTTAGTTGCTGCTTTGACTCCTCTTCAGAAGGAAACTGAT GTTGCTTCTCATATCTTGATGGGAATCCCGCATAGTGCTTCATCCTCACCTTTGTCACCATTCGGCGAGGCATGCTTAAGAAAGGACCTGACAGCCATACATGAGATCTTAGACAATATTGGATATAAAGATGATCAAGGAGTGGCAAATGAG CTCTCATTCCAGATGTGGACAGACGAAATGCAGGAAACattaaatacaaagaaaaagggTGATGCTTCTTTCAAGCAGAAGGACTTTAGAGTTGCAATTGAGTGTTACACTCAG TTCATTGATGTGGGAACTATGGTTTCGCCAACTGTTTTTGCACGGCGGAGTCTGTCCTATCTCATGAGTGACATGCCTCAGGAAGGTCTAAGTGATGCAATGCAAGCCCAAGTCATTTCCCCTGTATGGCACGTGGCATCTTATCTTCAGGCTGTTGCTCTTGCTACACTTGGAATGGAAAATGAAGCACATGCAGCACTCAAGGAGGGTACAAATATTGAAGCCAAGAAGAATCAGGACTCTGGACAAAAGTGA